One Candidatus Mikella endobia genomic window carries:
- the aroQ gene encoding type II 3-dehydroquinate dehydratase — MTNKFHIHFLNGPNLNLLGIREPNKYGHINLTEIISDLNTLAGRLGVKISHFQSNAEHALIDYIHQERLNTDFIVINPAAFTHTSIAIRDALLAVTIPFIEIHLSNVHAREPFRYHSYFSDIAVGVICGLGADGYHFALQTAIKYLSTSPSMEPQNHGHS, encoded by the coding sequence ATAACTAATAAGTTTCATATTCATTTTCTAAATGGACCGAACCTAAATTTACTTGGTATCCGCGAGCCAAATAAGTATGGTCATATCAATCTGACGGAGATAATATCGGATTTAAATACTTTGGCTGGTAGATTAGGTGTAAAAATTAGCCATTTTCAATCTAATGCGGAACATGCTCTAATTGACTATATCCATCAAGAGAGATTGAATACTGATTTTATAGTAATAAACCCTGCAGCATTTACTCATACTAGCATCGCTATACGAGATGCATTATTAGCCGTAACTATACCATTTATTGAGATTCATCTCTCAAATGTGCATGCACGGGAACCTTTCCGTTATCATTCTTATTTTTCAGATATTGCTGTTGGAGTAATATGCGGCCTTGGCGCTGATGGTTATCATTTTGCTTTACAGACAGCAATAAAGTATCTGTCCACATCCCCTAGTATGGAGCCCCAAAATCATGGACATTCGTAA
- the fis gene encoding DNA-binding transcriptional regulator Fis, with amino-acid sequence MFEPRLNSKVLTISTVNSKNQVIQKPLRDSVKKALRNYFFQLNGQVVNDLYELLLSEVEQPLLDIVMQYTRGNQTRASQIMGINRGTLRNKLKKYSMN; translated from the coding sequence ATGTTTGAACCACGTCTAAATTCTAAAGTACTAACTATTTCCACCGTTAATTCTAAAAATCAAGTAATACAAAAACCATTGCGTGATTCAGTAAAAAAAGCATTAAGAAATTATTTTTTTCAATTAAATGGTCAAGTGGTCAACGATCTTTATGAACTGTTGTTATCCGAAGTAGAACAGCCTCTATTGGATATAGTCATGCAATATACTCGTGGAAATCAAACACGTGCATCCCAAATAATGGGTATTAATCGCGGTACTTTGCGTAACAAATTAAAAAAATACAGTATGAACTGA
- the rpsF gene encoding 30S ribosomal protein S6: protein MRHYEIIFMVHPDHSEQIANMIENYSSLITSAKGHIYRLEDWGRRQLAYPINKLHKAYYVLLNIEAPQKVIEKLEKILDLNDIVIRSIIIRVKQPITEASPMFKAKDERRDRREDFNEVNANSDTLDYE from the coding sequence ATGCGTCATTATGAAATAATTTTTATGGTTCATCCTGACCATAGTGAACAGATTGCAAATATGATAGAAAACTATAGCTCTCTTATTACTAGTGCTAAAGGCCATATCTATCGTCTAGAAGATTGGGGACGCCGTCAGCTAGCTTACCCTATTAATAAACTGCATAAAGCATACTATGTTCTTTTAAATATAGAAGCCCCGCAGAAAGTAATCGAGAAGCTAGAAAAAATTTTGGACTTGAATGATATAGTTATACGAAGTATAATTATACGTGTTAAGCAACCGATAACTGAAGCTTCTCCGATGTTTAAAGCTAAAGATGAACGCCGCGATCGTCGTGAAGATTTTAATGAAGTAAATGCAAATTCTGATACTTTAGATTATGAATAG
- the rpsR gene encoding 30S ribosomal protein S18: protein MTRYFRRSKFCRFTAEGIIDIDYKDISILKNYITESSKIVPSRITGTRAKYQRQLARAIKRARYLALLPYTDCHQ from the coding sequence ATGACACGTTATTTTCGTCGCAGTAAATTCTGCCGGTTCACAGCGGAGGGAATTATTGATATAGATTACAAAGACATCTCTATACTAAAAAATTATATTACAGAAAGTAGTAAAATTGTTCCTAGCAGAATAACTGGAACTCGTGCTAAATATCAACGTCAGTTAGCTCGTGCGATAAAGCGTGCACGCTATCTTGCTCTCTTACCGTATACTGATTGTCATCAGTAA
- the rplI gene encoding 50S ribosomal protein L9, producing the protein MQVILLVKVTTLGGLGDQVKVKTGYARNYLIPKGKAVPATKKNLEYFEARRTEFEAKMTVLRAADEERLIKIKKLNSITILSKVGKEGKLFGSIGTRDIANAISNYVGIKIAKKDIRLPNGILRYVGNYEVMIHIHDEIFTPLTVVIVPEK; encoded by the coding sequence ATGCAAGTTATTCTTCTTGTTAAGGTCACTACCCTAGGGGGGTTAGGTGACCAAGTTAAAGTTAAAACAGGTTATGCTCGTAACTATCTAATCCCTAAAGGAAAAGCCGTACCAGCAACAAAAAAGAATTTAGAATACTTTGAAGCCCGTCGTACTGAATTTGAAGCTAAAATGACAGTTCTTAGAGCTGCAGATGAAGAGCGTCTGATAAAAATAAAAAAACTTAATAGTATTACTATTTTATCTAAAGTAGGTAAGGAAGGTAAATTATTCGGTTCTATTGGTACTCGCGATATTGCTAATGCAATTAGTAATTATGTAGGTATTAAAATAGCTAAAAAAGATATACGTTTGCCGAATGGTATCCTCCGCTACGTTGGCAACTACGAAGTCATGATACATATACATGATGAAATTTTTACCCCATTAACTGTAGTTATTGTTCCAGAAAAATAA
- the rho gene encoding transcription termination factor Rho, translating to MNLTELKNTPVSDLVALGENMGLENLARMHKQDIIFAILKQHAKSGEDIFGDGILEILQDGFGFLRSSDSSYLAGPDDIYVSPSQIRRFNLRTGDTISGKIRPPKDGERYFALLKVNEVNYDKPENSRNKILFENLTPLHANSRLRMERGNGSTEDLTARILDLASPIGRGQRGLIVAPPKAGKTMLLQNIAQSINYNHYDCVLIVLLIDERPEEVTEMQRLVKGEVIASTFDEPASRHVQVAEMVIEKAKRLVEHKKDVIVLLDSITRLARAYNTVVPASGKVLTGGVDANALHRPKRFFGAARNMEEGGSLTIIATALIDTGSKMDEVIYEEFKGTGNMELHLSRKIAEKRDFPAIDYNRSGTRKEELLTTKEELQKMWILRKILHPMSEIDAMEFLIKKLAMTKTNDEFFDMMKRS from the coding sequence ATGAATCTTACCGAATTAAAAAATACGCCCGTTTCAGATTTAGTTGCACTAGGCGAGAACATGGGGCTAGAAAACTTAGCTCGCATGCATAAACAAGATATTATCTTCGCTATACTCAAGCAGCATGCAAAAAGTGGTGAGGATATTTTCGGCGATGGGATACTGGAAATTTTACAAGATGGATTTGGTTTTCTCAGATCTAGTGATAGTTCATACCTTGCTGGACCTGATGATATCTACGTCTCTCCTAGCCAGATACGTCGTTTCAACTTGCGCACTGGTGACACTATTTCTGGTAAAATTCGCCCTCCTAAAGATGGAGAACGTTACTTTGCACTATTGAAGGTTAATGAAGTTAACTATGATAAGCCGGAAAATTCCCGTAACAAAATTTTGTTTGAAAATTTAACACCATTGCATGCAAATTCACGGTTGCGTATGGAGCGAGGCAATGGATCTACAGAAGATTTAACTGCACGTATTCTCGACCTAGCTTCTCCTATAGGTCGCGGCCAGCGGGGACTAATAGTAGCACCACCAAAAGCAGGTAAAACTATGCTTCTGCAAAATATAGCTCAAAGCATAAACTATAATCATTATGATTGTGTTCTCATAGTATTATTGATTGACGAACGTCCAGAAGAAGTTACAGAGATGCAACGTCTGGTAAAAGGAGAAGTTATTGCTTCAACATTTGACGAGCCAGCTTCACGTCATGTGCAAGTAGCGGAAATGGTAATAGAAAAAGCTAAAAGATTAGTTGAACATAAAAAAGATGTTATAGTTTTACTAGATTCTATTACTAGACTAGCACGTGCCTATAATACTGTAGTACCAGCTTCAGGAAAAGTATTAACTGGAGGTGTAGACGCTAATGCATTGCACCGTCCCAAACGTTTTTTTGGTGCAGCACGTAATATGGAAGAAGGAGGCAGCCTAACAATTATCGCTACTGCTCTTATCGACACTGGATCAAAAATGGATGAAGTTATTTATGAAGAGTTTAAAGGAACTGGCAACATGGAACTACATCTATCACGAAAAATAGCAGAGAAACGTGATTTTCCTGCGATCGATTACAATCGCTCTGGCACTCGTAAAGAAGAATTACTCACAACTAAAGAAGAATTGCAAAAAATGTGGATATTACGTAAAATTCTTCATCCTATGAGTGAAATCGATGCCATGGAGTTTCTTATAAAGAAGTTAGCGATGACTAAAACTAACGATGAATTTTTTGATATGATGAAACGTTCATAA